In a single window of the Melioribacteraceae bacterium genome:
- a CDS encoding ferrous iron transporter B, with the protein MAKLRNDVLNTASNLRWKVGENIHDSIMESIYEQAAGISSKVVSKIGEKPKFDFDRAIDKLVTGKYTGFPIMFLLLSVVFWVTIVGSNIPSAFIASILVDTLHPLINDFAKSIGTPWWIAGFFIDGAYLAMAWVISVMLPPMAVFFPMFTLLEDFGYLPRVAFNMDNLYKRVGAHGKQALTMSMGFGCNAAGVIATRIIDSPRERIIAIITNNFSLCNGRWPTQILIATIFIGGTVPAYLSGIVSAAAVVFIAILGVVFSLVVSWGLSKTVLKGEASAFTLELPPYRPPRILQTLYTSLIDRTLFVLWRAIVFAIPSGMIIWLVANVSVSDISIAEYFIKWVDPFALFIGLNGVIFLAYIIAIPANEIVIPTILMLTVLSANIAGAGAGTGVMFEIDSVTGTAEILKQGGWTTLTGINLMLFSLLHNPCSTTIYTIYKETKSIKWTLLSTLLPIVMGIVITFFVAQIWRIFIG; encoded by the coding sequence ATTGCTAAACTGCGGAATGATGTTTTGAACACTGCATCAAATTTAAGGTGGAAGGTCGGCGAGAATATTCATGATTCAATAATGGAATCTATTTATGAACAAGCTGCGGGAATATCTTCAAAGGTGGTTTCAAAAATTGGAGAAAAACCCAAATTCGATTTTGATAGAGCGATTGATAAACTTGTAACCGGGAAATACACCGGTTTTCCAATAATGTTTTTACTTCTATCCGTTGTGTTTTGGGTAACTATTGTGGGCTCAAATATTCCTTCGGCTTTCATCGCCTCAATTTTGGTTGATACCCTGCATCCATTAATTAATGACTTTGCAAAAAGTATAGGAACTCCATGGTGGATAGCCGGTTTCTTTATTGATGGAGCTTACCTTGCGATGGCTTGGGTTATCAGCGTTATGCTTCCTCCAATGGCTGTTTTTTTTCCTATGTTCACACTCCTCGAAGATTTTGGATATCTTCCGAGAGTTGCGTTTAATATGGATAATCTTTATAAAAGAGTCGGTGCTCATGGAAAACAAGCATTAACTATGAGTATGGGTTTTGGATGTAATGCGGCTGGTGTTATTGCTACAAGAATAATTGATTCTCCTCGTGAAAGAATTATCGCAATAATTACCAATAATTTTTCACTATGTAATGGAAGATGGCCAACGCAAATATTAATAGCTACTATTTTTATTGGTGGAACTGTTCCTGCTTATTTGAGTGGGATAGTATCTGCGGCCGCTGTGGTATTTATTGCGATTCTTGGAGTTGTATTTAGTCTCGTTGTTTCATGGGGACTCTCGAAAACTGTATTGAAAGGGGAAGCCTCCGCATTTACACTTGAGCTCCCACCGTATAGACCTCCTCGAATTTTACAAACTTTGTACACTTCATTAATTGATAGAACTTTATTTGTCCTTTGGAGGGCAATTGTATTTGCAATCCCTTCCGGTATGATAATATGGCTGGTAGCTAATGTAAGTGTGAGTGATATAAGTATTGCCGAATATTTCATAAAATGGGTTGATCCATTCGCACTATTTATTGGATTAAACGGAGTAATTTTTTTAGCCTACATAATTGCGATCCCGGCAAACGAGATTGTAATCCCCACAATATTAATGCTGACTGTTTTATCAGCAAACATTGCCGGTGCCGGAGCGGGAACCGGAGTAATGTTTGAGATTGATTCTGTAACCGGTACAGCTGAAATTCTTAAACAAGGGGGATGGACCACATTAACGGGAATTAATTTAATGCTCTTTAGTTTATTGCATAATCCTTGCTCTACAACAATCTATACTATCTATAAAGAAACAAAAAGCATTAAATGGACTCTTCTTTCAACATTGTTGCCGATTGTAATGGGAATTGTAATAACATTTTTTGTCGCTCAGATTTGGAGAATCTTTATTGGCTAG
- a CDS encoding 50S ribosome-binding GTPase: MSNNDNCANCPAHNMTNLVKLGIDMSSFDYVVALAGNPNTGKSTVFNSLTGLRQHTGNWPGKTVGRAEGAFIYAEKRFKIVDLPGTYSLLSTSTDEEIARDFILFGQPDVTVIVADATRLERNLNLTLQVLEITDRAILCVNLIDEAKRHKINIDDRALARELGIPVIMAAARQGVGIKELLKSIYEVASGNYKCIPRRLTSEIKNVSSAVAELTKKLELVFPGLPNTRWIALRLLEGDQSVIDSVRSGEITNLLNQEKLVSLNE, from the coding sequence ATGAGTAATAATGATAATTGCGCTAATTGTCCCGCTCACAATATGACTAATTTAGTAAAGCTTGGCATTGATATGTCAAGTTTTGATTATGTTGTTGCATTAGCTGGGAATCCAAATACCGGAAAGAGCACTGTGTTTAACTCACTAACGGGTTTAAGACAGCACACTGGTAATTGGCCTGGTAAGACAGTTGGTAGAGCTGAGGGAGCATTTATATATGCCGAAAAAAGATTTAAAATAGTTGATCTGCCTGGAACATATTCATTATTATCCACCAGCACTGATGAAGAAATAGCGCGCGATTTTATACTATTTGGGCAACCCGATGTAACAGTAATTGTAGCTGATGCAACTCGACTTGAAAGAAATTTGAATCTTACTTTACAAGTATTAGAGATAACCGATAGAGCTATTTTATGCGTCAATCTTATTGATGAAGCTAAACGGCACAAGATTAATATTGATGATAGAGCACTTGCAAGAGAACTTGGAATACCCGTTATAATGGCCGCAGCCAGACAAGGAGTGGGCATTAAGGAATTATTAAAAAGTATTTATGAAGTAGCCTCCGGTAATTATAAATGCATACCTCGCAGACTTACATCAGAAATTAAAAATGTTTCTTCCGCGGTGGCTGAATTAACTAAAAAATTGGAACTGGTTTTTCCTGGATTACCAAATACAAGATGGATTGCTTTAAGACTCTTAGAAGGGGATCAATCGGTGATTGATTCAGTTAGATCAGGAGAAATAACAAATCTATTAAATCAAGAAAAGTTGGTTTCTTTAAATGAATAA
- a CDS encoding FeoA domain-containing protein, translated as MDPLVSLLIGTLVLLVVVGVFYPDYGLYYIIKRFNKDNAKENIEDALKHLYDCEYKGVDCSIDSLAGNLHLRQNDVMDLAAKMGKMGLIIISANKLNLTQEGRVYALRMIRIHRLWEKYLADFTSVKETEWHQIAEEKEHQISNEEANKLAAQLGNPLLDPHGDPIPTELGEIPKHEGVTLNLIEEGLFVRIKHIEDEPKEVFAQLTAQGLFPGMQLYVLENNSNKIKFEAEGEVCILAPILASNILVEKIIEKENIQQNFETLTSLKEDECAEIIGISRAVRGQQRRRLLDFGIVPGSKVRAVLKSLSGDPTGYEVRGAIIALRKEQSNLIYIKKK; from the coding sequence TTGGACCCATTAGTTTCGTTGTTGATTGGAACACTTGTTTTACTGGTTGTTGTAGGGGTTTTTTATCCCGACTATGGTTTATACTACATCATTAAACGATTCAATAAAGATAACGCTAAAGAAAATATTGAAGATGCGTTAAAGCATCTGTATGATTGTGAATATAAAGGAGTGGATTGTTCGATCGATAGTCTCGCCGGCAATTTACATCTTCGTCAAAATGATGTGATGGATTTAGCTGCTAAAATGGGAAAAATGGGATTAATTATTATCAGTGCGAACAAACTAAACTTAACCCAGGAGGGAAGAGTTTACGCTCTTCGTATGATTCGTATCCACAGATTGTGGGAAAAATATCTCGCTGATTTTACCAGTGTTAAAGAAACTGAGTGGCACCAGATTGCGGAGGAGAAAGAGCATCAAATCTCGAATGAAGAGGCTAATAAGTTAGCCGCCCAATTAGGAAATCCTTTATTAGATCCGCATGGCGATCCTATTCCTACAGAACTAGGTGAAATCCCAAAGCATGAAGGTGTAACATTAAATCTAATTGAAGAAGGTTTATTCGTCAGAATTAAACATATTGAGGATGAACCAAAAGAAGTATTTGCCCAATTAACAGCTCAAGGATTATTCCCGGGGATGCAGTTATATGTTCTAGAAAATAATTCGAATAAAATAAAATTTGAAGCAGAAGGGGAGGTTTGTATTTTAGCTCCTATTCTCGCTTCAAATATTCTTGTTGAAAAAATTATTGAAAAAGAAAATATTCAGCAGAATTTTGAAACACTTACATCTTTGAAAGAAGATGAATGTGCTGAAATTATTGGTATATCGAGAGCCGTAAGGGGACAACAACGAAGAAGGTTACTAGATTTTGGAATTGTACCAGGATCAAAAGTTAGAGCGGTTTTGAAAAGCCTGAGCGGTGATCCAACCGGATATGAAGTAAGAGGGGCAATTATTGCGCTCCGGAAAGAGCAATCCAATCTAATATATATTAAAAAAAAGTGA
- the apbC gene encoding iron-sulfur cluster carrier protein ApbC: MSQISKESVLKSLSKVNDPDLHKDLVSLSMIKDVKIDRDNIYVNVELTTPACPLKDKIKEDCINAIKLDHPTAKEIEINMTARVQPSSSQKLSTILPGVKNTIAVASGKGGVGKSTVAVNLAVALALEGAKVGLIDADIYGPSIPMMVGINDKPKIFQHAETAKMMPLENFGIKVMSIGFLIDDDAPVIWRGPMASGAIKQFMSDVHWDELDYLLFDLPPGTGDIQLTLVQTIPLTGAVIVTTPQDVSIIDVKKAVKMFERVNVPILGIVENMSYFVAPDTGTRYDIFGTDGGVKLAEQLSIPLLGSVPINQNIREGGDRGKPIVFSQPGSEQSDKFLGIARAAAAEISKINLSGNSNLEIVIE; encoded by the coding sequence ATGTCTCAAATCTCAAAAGAATCTGTTTTGAAATCACTTTCAAAAGTTAATGACCCAGATCTGCATAAAGATTTAGTTTCTCTCAGCATGATTAAAGATGTTAAGATTGATAGAGATAATATATATGTGAACGTTGAACTAACAACTCCCGCTTGTCCCCTAAAAGATAAAATTAAAGAAGACTGTATAAATGCTATTAAATTAGATCATCCAACTGCTAAAGAAATAGAGATAAATATGACTGCACGGGTTCAACCTAGCAGTAGCCAAAAATTAAGTACCATACTACCGGGAGTTAAAAATACAATTGCAGTAGCAAGCGGTAAAGGAGGAGTTGGTAAAAGTACAGTAGCAGTAAATCTGGCTGTTGCATTAGCTTTAGAAGGTGCAAAAGTAGGTTTAATTGATGCCGATATTTATGGACCCAGTATTCCAATGATGGTAGGAATTAATGATAAGCCAAAAATTTTTCAGCATGCAGAAACTGCGAAAATGATGCCATTGGAAAATTTTGGTATTAAAGTTATGTCGATAGGTTTTCTTATTGATGATGACGCTCCGGTAATTTGGCGCGGACCAATGGCAAGCGGAGCAATAAAACAATTTATGAGTGATGTGCATTGGGATGAACTCGATTATCTTTTATTCGATCTTCCTCCGGGTACCGGGGATATTCAATTAACTCTGGTGCAAACTATTCCTTTAACCGGAGCAGTAATAGTTACAACTCCCCAGGACGTTTCAATTATTGATGTGAAAAAAGCTGTTAAAATGTTCGAACGGGTTAATGTACCAATTTTGGGAATAGTCGAAAACATGAGCTATTTTGTTGCGCCAGATACTGGAACCAGATATGATATTTTTGGAACTGATGGGGGTGTAAAACTTGCTGAACAATTATCGATTCCTCTTTTGGGTAGTGTCCCAATCAATCAAAACATTAGAGAAGGGGGAGATCGTGGAAAACCAATTGTATTTTCTCAACCTGGAAGTGAACAATCCGATAAATTTTTAGGAATTGCCCGAGCTGCTGCTGCAGAAATAAGCAAAATTAATCTGTCGGGAAATTCAAATTTGGAGATTGTAATTGAATAA
- a CDS encoding NifU family protein, with product MSDALHEKVLKALDTIRPYLKADGGDVELVKVTPEGIVEVKLVGACSDCPMSQMTLRAGVERALIKEVPGIRRVEAVN from the coding sequence ATGAGTGACGCGTTGCATGAAAAGGTATTAAAAGCACTCGATACAATCCGCCCATACCTCAAAGCTGATGGCGGTGATGTTGAACTTGTAAAGGTAACACCGGAAGGTATCGTTGAAGTTAAATTGGTTGGGGCCTGTAGCGATTGTCCAATGTCCCAAATGACTCTAAGGGCCGGTGTAGAAAGAGCGTTAATTAAAGAAGTGCCCGGTATTAGAAGGGTTGAAGCGGTGAATTAG
- the tpiA gene encoding triose-phosphate isomerase, producing the protein MRKKVIAGNWKMFNDLNQSVELVSGLKKELEGKNIDTDVIVCPPFTNLETVNAVIKDSIIQLGAQNMYFEESGAFTGEISPAMLKSVGCSFVILGHSERRTIFGESNQLINKKIKTALNFGIKPIFCIGESLEQRENGTTFKVIENQIIEGLAGITETELETLIIAYEPVWAIGTGKVASPEQAQEVHKFIRQLLSKIYSSQLAEKVIIQYGGSVKPDNAKELLSQPDIDGALVGGACLKADSFVKIIISA; encoded by the coding sequence ATGAGGAAAAAAGTAATTGCCGGCAATTGGAAAATGTTTAACGACTTAAACCAATCTGTTGAATTAGTATCAGGGCTTAAAAAAGAATTGGAAGGTAAAAATATTGATACTGATGTTATTGTTTGTCCCCCATTTACTAATCTTGAAACCGTAAATGCGGTAATTAAAGATTCTATAATTCAGCTCGGTGCGCAAAACATGTATTTTGAAGAGAGTGGGGCGTTTACCGGTGAAATTTCACCAGCCATGCTAAAAAGTGTTGGATGCTCATTTGTAATTTTGGGTCACTCCGAGAGAAGAACAATTTTCGGCGAATCAAACCAATTAATTAATAAGAAAATAAAAACTGCACTAAATTTCGGGATAAAACCAATATTTTGTATTGGTGAATCATTAGAACAAAGAGAAAATGGTACTACATTCAAAGTTATCGAAAATCAAATTATCGAGGGTTTAGCTGGAATTACCGAAACTGAGTTAGAAACTCTCATTATTGCCTACGAACCAGTTTGGGCGATTGGAACCGGAAAAGTTGCTTCCCCAGAACAAGCACAGGAAGTTCACAAATTTATACGTCAATTATTATCAAAAATATACTCCTCACAACTCGCCGAAAAAGTAATTATCCAATATGGAGGAAGTGTAAAACCAGATAATGCCAAAGAATTATTGAGTCAGCCCGATATCGATGGCGCACTCGTTGGTGGCGCCTGTTTGAAAGCAGATTCATTTGTAAAAATAATTATTTCGGCATAA
- the smc gene encoding chromosome segregation protein SMC — MFLSKLEIFGFKSFANKTNISFNRGITGIVGPNGCGKTNIVDAIRWVLGEQKTATLRSDKMENVIFNGTREKKPMGMSEVSLTLENDRGVLPTDYTSVTITRRIFRSGESEYLLNKNICRLKDITNLFMDTGIGANAYSVIELKMVETILSSRTEERRKLFEEAAGVNKYKLRRRLSLKKLEDVKADLTRVNDIVSEVEKTVRSLERQAKRADQYSQIQSVLREKELDLAEREYSMLNQKLQLLNDSITEQNLKKDQIDIDIRKLETELIEYRVKINSIDANLQSKRKEISENSEELYAVQKNISVSEERLKSLQNNQERLVSEIAELESTYDSTLDEIEENRQSLTRSKSQTEEKDAEIISFENISSEKRGVFESKKEILKTLNQNRFNLLKLIADKENLLSNLKKDLASYNSNITKLNDKIQNVTNKIAKTVGFIEELSVEKEAAEKKLNEAGLHITLRQSEKEKLEKELNELRIQEVDEKTLSATIKEKINFLQQLLNNLEGISKGAKVLIEQSSTTGNKSSIFADIGTAKEDFRFALEAALKSVLNNLLVDSFDNLNSAVKYLKENDLGKASFYLLQENKKSKSLIDFINNYSLKKKSKSLSRENSFVGWSSNFVETESNWLPYFKQVLNNIAVIKDLSSAIELHKKYPEFSFTTLEGDIVHGSGIIEAGSLPKQDETLFGRRQLLQNLFNELPKHEASLAKLQASIQHTEESIASIDLKNLSDQEKLIANDLSNIEKQISQLEFEKKKADEEIEIARKDIQEYVDKANLLHSHLETSEGEMSDLNKQRIEMDESLASFEAELKESESELNSSLEQFNSAKLELERLRGQITNIESSIGQLESNVSSILNGIEKRKKDSLENKNETDLLATVIEESKADFEEINGLRNSLLEQETSISLNLKSVKDEASQLESQLNALRNERQIVSDRVHGFDIKANEYKMRIENLIGHIKENYSIELEIKVYDDLETFNFEEVSTEVQHLKEKIRSIGPVNLLAYSEYEEEKTRLDFLHKQRNDLTESEKDLVKTINEINETAQNLFLETFTAIRSNFVDIFQSLFNPGDEADLTLEEGVDPLEGKIDIIAKPKGKRPTGIELLSGGEKTLTATALLFAIYLVKPSPFCILDEVDAPLDDANIDRFTRLIQKFTDKTQFIIVTHNKRTMEAAETMYGVTMQEEGISKLVGVRFEEIPVSYEAAS, encoded by the coding sequence TTGTTTTTATCGAAACTCGAAATATTCGGCTTCAAGTCGTTTGCAAATAAAACTAACATTTCATTTAATCGTGGAATTACAGGCATTGTTGGGCCAAATGGTTGTGGAAAAACAAACATCGTAGATGCTATTCGCTGGGTACTCGGTGAACAAAAAACTGCTACTCTACGAAGTGATAAAATGGAAAATGTAATTTTCAATGGGACGAGAGAGAAGAAACCAATGGGTATGTCGGAAGTTTCTCTAACCCTTGAAAATGACCGTGGTGTGCTTCCAACAGATTATACATCAGTTACCATTACAAGAAGAATTTTTAGATCAGGGGAAAGCGAATATTTACTAAATAAGAATATTTGCCGGCTCAAAGATATTACAAATCTTTTTATGGATACCGGGATTGGCGCAAATGCTTATTCTGTTATCGAATTAAAAATGGTTGAAACTATTCTCAGCAGCAGAACTGAAGAAAGAAGAAAACTTTTTGAAGAAGCCGCCGGAGTTAATAAATATAAATTGAGAAGAAGATTATCTCTAAAAAAGCTAGAGGATGTGAAAGCCGACTTAACCAGAGTGAACGATATTGTTTCAGAAGTTGAAAAGACGGTTAGATCATTGGAAAGACAAGCCAAAAGAGCGGATCAATATTCACAAATTCAGTCTGTTCTTCGTGAAAAAGAACTTGATTTGGCTGAACGAGAGTACTCTATGTTGAATCAAAAACTACAATTATTGAATGATTCGATTACAGAGCAAAACCTAAAAAAAGATCAAATAGATATTGATATAAGAAAGCTTGAAACAGAACTAATTGAGTACCGAGTTAAAATAAATTCAATTGATGCCAATCTTCAATCTAAAAGAAAGGAAATTTCTGAAAATTCAGAAGAATTATATGCAGTTCAGAAAAATATTTCTGTGTCTGAGGAAAGATTAAAATCACTACAAAATAATCAAGAAAGATTAGTATCCGAAATTGCTGAGCTCGAATCCACTTATGATTCAACACTTGATGAAATTGAGGAGAACAGACAATCATTAACAAGAAGTAAATCCCAAACTGAAGAAAAAGATGCTGAAATAATTTCATTCGAGAATATTTCTAGTGAAAAAAGAGGCGTGTTCGAAAGTAAAAAAGAGATTCTAAAAACACTTAATCAAAATAGATTTAATCTTCTGAAATTAATTGCCGATAAAGAAAATCTTCTTTCAAATCTTAAAAAGGATTTAGCTTCTTATAACTCTAACATTACTAAGCTTAACGATAAAATTCAGAATGTAACCAACAAGATTGCCAAAACTGTAGGTTTTATTGAAGAACTTTCTGTTGAAAAGGAAGCCGCTGAGAAAAAATTGAATGAGGCAGGGCTCCATATAACACTAAGGCAATCCGAAAAGGAAAAACTTGAAAAAGAATTAAATGAACTAAGAATTCAGGAAGTGGATGAGAAGACTTTATCTGCCACAATTAAAGAAAAAATAAATTTCTTGCAGCAGCTCCTAAATAATTTAGAGGGAATTTCCAAGGGAGCAAAAGTTTTAATTGAACAGAGTTCTACAACCGGGAATAAATCGAGTATTTTTGCTGATATTGGAACCGCAAAGGAAGATTTTAGATTTGCTCTTGAAGCTGCATTAAAATCAGTACTGAATAATTTACTCGTTGATTCATTCGATAATTTAAATAGTGCAGTTAAATACCTAAAAGAAAATGATCTCGGTAAAGCATCATTTTATCTTTTACAAGAGAACAAAAAGTCGAAATCATTAATTGACTTCATTAATAATTATTCTTTGAAAAAGAAAAGTAAAAGTCTTAGCCGCGAGAATTCTTTTGTTGGCTGGTCCTCAAATTTTGTTGAAACCGAATCGAACTGGCTCCCCTACTTTAAACAAGTTCTAAATAATATTGCGGTAATAAAGGATCTTTCTTCTGCAATTGAACTTCATAAAAAGTATCCAGAGTTTAGTTTTACAACACTCGAAGGAGATATTGTTCATGGTTCCGGTATTATTGAGGCGGGCTCACTACCTAAACAGGATGAAACTTTATTCGGGAGACGTCAGCTACTTCAAAATTTATTTAATGAACTACCAAAACATGAAGCCAGTTTAGCCAAGCTCCAAGCATCAATACAACATACCGAAGAATCAATTGCGTCTATTGACCTAAAAAATCTCTCCGATCAAGAAAAATTAATTGCCAACGATTTATCAAATATTGAAAAACAAATTTCTCAATTAGAATTTGAAAAGAAAAAGGCTGACGAAGAGATTGAAATTGCAAGAAAAGATATCCAAGAATATGTGGATAAAGCCAATCTTCTTCATTCTCATCTCGAAACTTCTGAAGGGGAAATGTCCGACTTAAACAAACAGCGGATTGAAATGGATGAAAGTCTCGCATCGTTTGAAGCCGAGTTAAAAGAATCGGAATCAGAATTAAACTCATCCTTGGAACAGTTCAACAGCGCTAAACTTGAACTTGAGCGTTTGCGTGGTCAAATTACAAATATTGAATCCTCAATTGGACAATTAGAGTCGAACGTTTCCTCAATTTTAAATGGAATTGAAAAAAGGAAAAAAGATTCCTTAGAGAATAAAAATGAAACAGATCTCCTGGCTACTGTTATAGAAGAATCCAAAGCAGATTTCGAAGAGATTAATGGTTTAAGGAATTCTCTGCTTGAACAGGAAACAAGTATCAGCTTAAATTTAAAAAGTGTTAAAGATGAAGCATCTCAACTGGAATCACAGCTAAACGCATTGCGTAACGAGAGACAAATTGTTTCCGATAGAGTTCATGGTTTTGATATTAAAGCCAATGAATACAAAATGAGAATTGAAAACTTAATTGGTCATATTAAAGAGAATTATTCGATTGAATTAGAAATTAAAGTGTACGATGATCTTGAGACTTTCAATTTTGAAGAGGTATCTACCGAAGTTCAACACTTAAAAGAAAAAATTAGAAGTATTGGACCGGTAAATCTTCTCGCATATTCTGAATATGAAGAAGAAAAAACAAGATTGGATTTTCTTCATAAACAAAGAAATGATCTTACCGAATCAGAAAAAGATCTTGTTAAAACTATTAATGAGATAAATGAGACTGCCCAAAATCTATTTTTAGAAACCTTTACCGCAATCCGGAGTAATTTTGTTGATATTTTCCAATCCCTGTTCAATCCCGGCGATGAAGCAGACTTAACTCTTGAAGAAGGAGTGGACCCGCTCGAAGGTAAAATTGATATAATTGCAAAACCTAAAGGTAAGAGGCCAACCGGCATTGAGCTACTTTCGGGTGGTGAAAAAACTTTAACAGCTACCGCACTATTATTCGCGATTTATTTAGTTAAACCAAGTCCTTTCTGTATTCTTGATGAAGTTGACGCTCCTCTTGATGATGCCAACATCGATCGATTTACCAGACTTATTCAAAAATTTACAGATAAAACTCAGTTTATAATAGTTACACACAATAAAAGAACAATGGAAGCCGCCGAAACGATGTACGGCGTTACAATGCAGGAAGAAGGAATTTCAAAATTAGTTGGCGTAAGATTCGAGGAAATACCGGTTAGTTATGAAGCCGCCAGTTAA
- a CDS encoding MtnX-like HAD-IB family phosphatase, whose translation MKPPVKIKVFVDFDGTITTTDVGEAMFIKFGNEEKNRSIIKDWISKQIDSSAMWQQLCDTIDFFDEPAFNSFLDTIKLDEGFKSFVSFCTEFEIPIVVLSDGLDLYIKKIMSREGLSEIPVFCNTVEIAPDSKLIMGFPYTDEECKRCGNCKRNHIIDLSSDEDFTIYIGDGLTDTCPVQYCDYIFAKSSLLKFCEINRISYYPFNNFYEIKERIEELSLKKRLKKRHQAQLKRREIYIQG comes from the coding sequence ATGAAGCCGCCAGTTAAGATTAAAGTATTTGTTGATTTCGACGGTACTATCACTACTACAGACGTCGGCGAAGCAATGTTCATCAAATTTGGGAATGAAGAAAAGAATAGAAGTATTATAAAAGATTGGATTTCAAAGCAAATAGATTCATCGGCGATGTGGCAGCAATTATGCGATACTATTGATTTTTTTGATGAGCCTGCATTTAATTCTTTTCTTGATACTATAAAATTAGATGAGGGATTTAAAAGTTTTGTTTCATTTTGTACTGAATTTGAAATTCCAATTGTAGTGTTAAGTGACGGACTGGATCTTTATATAAAAAAAATAATGAGTAGAGAAGGATTAAGCGAGATACCCGTTTTTTGCAATACTGTTGAGATTGCGCCAGATTCAAAATTGATTATGGGATTTCCTTATACCGATGAAGAGTGTAAAAGATGTGGTAATTGTAAAAGAAATCATATTATAGATTTAAGTAGTGACGAAGATTTCACAATTTATATTGGCGATGGACTTACCGACACTTGCCCTGTTCAATATTGTGATTATATTTTCGCAAAAAGTTCATTATTAAAGTTTTGTGAAATTAATAGAATTAGTTATTACCCTTTTAACAATTTTTATGAAATAAAAGAGAGAATAGAAGAGTTATCTCTCAAAAAGAGATTAAAAAAACGGCATCAGGCACAACTAAAAAGAAGAGAAATTTATATACAAGGTTAA
- a CDS encoding isoprenylcysteine carboxylmethyltransferase family protein, with product MSTIAEKFFKYRSYTPIPFLILMLIFQESTITSMIVGLAIALFGEFWRLWGVSYAGSETRTTGGGVGGTYLVVSGAYSHVRNPLYVGNILMYLGIGIMSMSLYPYLQIIALWFFYFQYDQIINEEEKFLTTKFGKEYQDYLDNVPRLIPSFSKYKNDNLKQPTYNLSAGIKSERRTLQAFGIIIILIIIRHYLI from the coding sequence ATGTCAACTATAGCTGAAAAATTTTTTAAGTACAGAAGTTATACTCCGATCCCTTTTTTAATTCTGATGCTGATATTTCAAGAATCAACAATTACAAGTATGATTGTTGGATTGGCAATTGCGTTGTTCGGAGAATTTTGGCGGCTTTGGGGAGTTTCTTACGCAGGAAGCGAAACTCGAACTACCGGTGGTGGTGTTGGCGGAACTTACTTAGTTGTCTCGGGAGCATACTCTCACGTTAGAAATCCACTTTATGTAGGAAATATTTTAATGTATTTGGGAATTGGCATAATGTCGATGTCCCTTTACCCCTATTTGCAGATTATTGCACTTTGGTTTTTTTATTTTCAATATGATCAGATTATTAATGAGGAAGAGAAATTTCTCACGACAAAATTCGGGAAAGAGTATCAGGACTATCTAGATAATGTTCCGAGATTGATTCCGAGTTTTTCAAAATATAAGAATGATAATTTAAAGCAGCCCACATATAATTTGAGTGCTGGCATTAAATCGGAAAGAAGGACACTACAGGCTTTTGGTATTATAATTATTCTTATAATAATTAGGCATTACCTAATTTGA